Proteins encoded within one genomic window of Ideonella dechloratans:
- a CDS encoding HD-GYP domain-containing protein: MRVCSLASVQNCIELGQPLQFSVRDEGRLLLLAKGQVIADQRQLEDLFRRGALVEADELVGLVPVARRGTPPQRPAALSRAWDRCAQDMRQLFNTEPAALAEAIDGATDELLGLIQAAPALALSRVVRQPSSGGGHYGVRHSIHAATACQAAARFLGWSDSDQRRAFQAALTMNIAMVDLQARLATQVSPLTARQREAIHEHPHRGAQMLADAGIRDEAWLQAVRLHHELPDGSGYPAGTSERSELAEMLRFADVYTARLSDRADRPAISARQAGRELHQMAAASPLAGALIKAFGIFPPGSVVRLVSGEMGIVVRNGEKAYHPHVAILTTATGEPRLSPKLADTSRDSHAVSALLPAHAMPMLISEETIAGLIAAA, encoded by the coding sequence ATGCGCGTCTGCTCCCTCGCTTCCGTCCAGAACTGCATCGAGCTCGGCCAGCCGCTGCAGTTCAGCGTGCGCGACGAGGGCCGCCTGCTGCTGCTGGCCAAGGGGCAGGTGATTGCCGATCAGCGTCAGCTCGAGGACTTGTTCCGTCGCGGCGCCCTGGTGGAAGCCGATGAACTGGTGGGTCTGGTGCCCGTGGCCCGCCGAGGCACGCCCCCCCAGCGCCCTGCCGCCCTGTCCCGGGCCTGGGACCGCTGTGCGCAGGACATGCGGCAGCTCTTCAACACCGAGCCCGCGGCCTTGGCCGAGGCGATCGACGGCGCCACCGACGAGCTCCTGGGCCTGATCCAGGCGGCGCCAGCGTTGGCGCTCTCCCGGGTGGTGAGGCAACCCAGCAGCGGTGGCGGGCACTACGGCGTGCGCCACTCCATCCATGCCGCCACGGCCTGCCAGGCGGCGGCACGGTTCCTGGGCTGGAGCGACAGCGATCAGCGGCGGGCCTTCCAGGCCGCGTTGACGATGAACATCGCGATGGTGGATCTGCAGGCGCGGCTGGCCACGCAGGTGTCGCCTCTGACCGCGCGCCAGCGCGAAGCCATCCACGAGCATCCCCATCGCGGTGCCCAGATGCTGGCCGATGCCGGCATCCGAGATGAGGCCTGGCTGCAGGCCGTCCGCCTGCACCACGAGTTGCCGGATGGCTCTGGCTACCCCGCGGGCACATCCGAGCGCAGCGAACTGGCGGAGATGCTGCGCTTTGCCGATGTCTACACCGCCCGCCTGAGCGACCGGGCCGACCGCCCGGCCATCAGTGCCCGCCAGGCGGGCCGGGAACTGCACCAGATGGCGGCCGCCAGCCCCCTGGCCGGCGCGCTCATCAAGGCCTTCGGCATCTTTCCGCCGGGCAGTGTCGTGCGCCTGGTCAGCGGCGAGATGGGGATCGTCGTGCGCAACGGCGAAAAGGCCTATCACCCGCATGTCGCCATCCTCACCACGGCGACGGGGGAGCCCCGCCTGTCGCCCAAGCTCGCCGACACCTCGCGCGACAGCCATGCGGTATCGGCCCTGCTGCCGGCCCATGCCATGCCGATGCTGATCAGCGAGGAAACGATC
- a CDS encoding D-(-)-3-hydroxybutyrate oligomer hydrolase has product MKRGTNGRGLLRPLVLGCACMGALGTWGGAWAGGPPLPSGVRGPVTVRVTDGVSDDLLTAGLGKTGLMGAAPAYADPAHPTAGELRRNAIYNNYRALVDITPLGGMGVFYGPNIDIHGQDTLGEGKIAGTETTAWADDGSGRRNVTLMVQVPVSFDPDHACIVTATSSGSRGIYGAIATAGEWGLKHGCAVAYTDKGSGNGYHDLMTGVVTSREGLPMDAATAGTEALFRVRAPADRLAAFNAALPNRVAYKHAHSRLNPEKDWGQNTLSAVRFALYVLNQQYAGSRHFTPANTLVIASSVSNGGGAALAAAEQDTEGLIDAVAVSEPNAQPRPTPGVQIRQGSATVPVTGLPLIDYFTLAALYQPCALLSSRTGLSMDPAFWPAAYTTSAQQSCTGLAERGLVTGDTVAAQADSAWDVLLAQGWTPESAFLQQSHFRLATNAIAVTYANALGRFGALDDLCGYSFANTDASGLPIAQSPTTQAGLFASGNGIPPTSGVNIVYDGSVGGPRLDFLSTSPSTGRADFGLDGALCLRALATGRDAVSGRPLTGDAAAAAARVRAGVAQVQLGARLHGKPTVIVAGRSDSLLPVNHAARAYFARNQRVEPGSPTRYIEVTNGQHFDAFMSYGALLGYDTRFIPLHVYFNAAMDAVWAHLTTGAPLPVSQVVHTVPRASSSTALSGVNVPPISASPAPAAQIVFDGHTLVVPD; this is encoded by the coding sequence ATGAAAAGAGGAACGAACGGCCGCGGCCTGCTGCGGCCGCTGGTGCTGGGCTGCGCCTGCATGGGCGCGCTGGGGACCTGGGGGGGCGCCTGGGCCGGTGGCCCACCGCTGCCGTCCGGGGTGCGCGGGCCGGTGACGGTGCGCGTGACCGATGGGGTCAGCGATGACCTGCTGACCGCCGGCCTGGGCAAGACCGGGCTGATGGGAGCCGCGCCGGCCTATGCCGATCCGGCCCATCCGACGGCCGGCGAACTGCGCCGCAACGCGATCTACAACAACTACCGGGCCCTGGTGGACATCACGCCGCTGGGCGGCATGGGGGTCTTCTACGGGCCCAACATCGACATCCACGGCCAGGACACGCTGGGCGAGGGCAAGATCGCCGGCACGGAGACCACGGCCTGGGCCGACGACGGCAGTGGTCGCCGCAATGTCACGCTGATGGTGCAGGTGCCCGTCAGCTTTGACCCGGACCATGCCTGCATCGTCACCGCGACCTCCTCGGGCTCGCGGGGCATCTACGGCGCCATCGCGACGGCCGGGGAATGGGGCCTCAAGCACGGCTGCGCGGTGGCCTACACCGACAAGGGCTCGGGCAACGGCTACCACGATCTGATGACCGGGGTGGTGACCTCCCGCGAGGGACTGCCGATGGACGCCGCCACGGCCGGCACCGAGGCCCTGTTCCGGGTGCGCGCCCCGGCTGACCGGCTGGCGGCCTTCAACGCGGCCCTGCCCAACCGCGTGGCCTACAAGCACGCCCATTCCCGCCTGAACCCCGAGAAGGACTGGGGCCAGAACACACTCAGCGCCGTCCGCTTCGCGCTCTACGTGCTCAACCAGCAGTACGCTGGCAGCCGCCACTTCACGCCTGCGAACACCCTGGTCATCGCCTCCAGCGTGTCCAATGGCGGCGGTGCCGCGCTGGCCGCGGCCGAGCAGGACACCGAGGGCCTGATCGACGCGGTGGCGGTCAGCGAACCCAATGCCCAGCCCCGGCCGACGCCGGGCGTGCAGATCCGCCAGGGCAGTGCGACGGTGCCGGTGACCGGCCTGCCGCTGATCGATTACTTCACGCTGGCGGCGCTCTACCAGCCCTGTGCCCTGCTGTCCTCGCGCACCGGCCTGTCGATGGACCCGGCCTTCTGGCCCGCGGCCTACACCACCTCGGCCCAGCAGAGTTGCACCGGCCTGGCCGAGCGTGGGCTGGTCACGGGAGACACCGTCGCTGCCCAGGCCGACAGCGCCTGGGACGTGCTGCTGGCCCAGGGCTGGACACCGGAGAGCGCCTTTCTGCAGCAGTCGCACTTCCGCCTGGCCACCAACGCGATCGCGGTGACCTACGCCAATGCGCTGGGGCGCTTCGGCGCGCTGGATGACCTGTGCGGCTACAGCTTCGCCAACACCGATGCCAGTGGTCTGCCCATCGCCCAGTCACCGACGACCCAGGCCGGGCTGTTCGCCAGCGGCAACGGCATTCCGCCGACCTCGGGGGTGAACATCGTCTACGACGGCTCGGTGGGCGGGCCGCGGCTGGATTTCCTGTCCACCTCGCCCAGCACCGGCCGGGCCGACTTCGGCCTGGACGGCGCGCTGTGCCTGCGTGCGCTGGCCACCGGGCGCGATGCGGTCAGCGGGAGGCCCTTGACCGGCGACGCGGCTGCGGCGGCGGCCCGGGTGAGGGCCGGCGTGGCCCAGGTGCAACTGGGGGCGCGGCTGCACGGCAAGCCCACGGTGATCGTGGCCGGCCGCAGCGATTCCCTGCTGCCGGTCAACCATGCGGCCCGGGCCTACTTTGCCCGTAACCAGCGGGTCGAGCCGGGCAGCCCCACCCGCTACATCGAGGTGACCAATGGCCAGCACTTCGACGCCTTCATGTCCTATGGGGCGCTGCTGGGCTACGACACCCGCTTCATCCCGCTGCATGTGTACTTCAACGCGGCGATGGATGCGGTCTGGGCCCACCTGACCACCGGTGCGCCGCTGCCGGTCAGCCAGGTGGTGCACACCGTGCCCCGGGCCAGCAGCAGCACGGCGTTGTCCGGTGTCAACGTACCGCCGATCTCGGCCTCGCCCGCGCCGGCCGCGCAGATCGTCTTCGACGGCCACACGCTGGTGGTGCCCGACTGA
- a CDS encoding winged helix-turn-helix domain-containing protein yields the protein MKSNDTPSPPHPARILVVDIDPETQEAIARPLQQRGHQVELSEDFGAIAQCGRRGFDLLVVAPQTRRRRGPDPWVQLRQLRDSGASPPVLVLLTASHAADRAVALELGADAVLDKPFHPGELRARVHALLRRARPGAVSSASAVRFGDWALEPDSRTLVAPTGLQVPLSEAECALLQAFLEHPRSTLNRQQLLDMARGQGVQQLDRSIDLLVSRLRHKLDDDPRAPRLIHTVRGIGYLFHALADPSTAGGGLASEDSLATPRPTT from the coding sequence ATGAAGTCCAACGACACCCCCTCGCCCCCGCACCCCGCCCGCATCCTGGTGGTCGACATCGACCCCGAGACGCAGGAGGCGATCGCCCGCCCCCTCCAGCAACGGGGCCACCAGGTGGAGCTCAGCGAGGACTTCGGCGCCATCGCGCAATGCGGACGGAGGGGCTTCGACCTGCTGGTCGTGGCGCCACAGACCCGCCGGCGCCGTGGGCCGGACCCCTGGGTGCAACTGCGTCAGCTGCGGGACAGTGGTGCGTCCCCTCCGGTGCTGGTGCTGCTGACCGCCAGCCATGCGGCCGACCGGGCGGTGGCCCTGGAGCTGGGCGCCGATGCCGTGCTGGACAAGCCCTTCCACCCGGGGGAACTGCGAGCCCGGGTGCACGCGCTGCTGCGCCGCGCCCGCCCCGGCGCCGTCTCCTCGGCGTCGGCCGTGCGCTTCGGCGACTGGGCGCTGGAACCCGACAGCCGCACCCTGGTGGCGCCCACCGGGCTGCAGGTGCCCCTGTCGGAGGCGGAATGCGCGCTGCTGCAGGCCTTTCTGGAGCACCCGCGCAGCACCCTGAACCGGCAGCAACTGCTGGACATGGCGCGCGGCCAGGGCGTCCAGCAGCTGGACCGCAGCATCGACCTGCTGGTGTCCCGTCTGCGGCACAAACTGGATGACGACCCGCGCGCGCCCCGGTTGATCCACACCGTGCGCGGCATCGGCTACCTGTTCCATGCCTTGGCGGACCCCTCGACGGCCGGCGGTGGTCTGGCGTCGGAAGACAGCCTGGCGACACCTCGTCCGACGACATAG
- the uvrA gene encoding excinuclease ABC subunit UvrA translates to MSSGLIHIRGARQHNLKNLDLDIRTGEMTVVTGPSGSGKSSLVFDTLYAEGQRRYVETFSAYARQFLDRMDRPAVDKVEGVPPAIAIDQTNPVRTSRSTVGTMTELNDHLKLLFARAAQLFDRQTALPVRHDNPDTIYADLQARAAAAGDPRLVLTFPVELPANTTAEQLEQWLAASGFSRVQAERVVGDKKLLDVVADRLRLGNAERARVMEAIELSLKRGQGRLTVYALQEEGEPSLWKYSTGLHCPESDLRYSEPQPALFSFNSAYGACETCRGFGRVIGVDFGLVIPDEKKTLRNGAIKPMQTPAWKECQDDLVKYAGDAGIPRDTAWNQLTPAQREWVIEGSPNWNGNWNKQWYGVRRFFEYLESKSYKMHIRVLLSKYRSYTPCTVCGGARLKLEALLWRVGSQADADAVLPPEKRFLPQGVGWTRAQLEALPGLSLHDLMLLPLERLRRFFDQLTLPDALRDEAFKLLLEEVQHRLKYLCDVGLGYLTLDRQSRTLSGGEVQRINLTTALGTSLVNTLFVLDEPSIGLHPRDMNRIVQAMQRLRDAGNTLVVVEHDPAVMLAADRLIDMGPGPGEKGGQIVFDGAPEQAREADTLTGAYLGARKSVGMGFRRFVEPGTPRLILEGARQNNLKNLSVEFPLQRLTVVTGVSGSGKSTLVQDVLVPALNRHFGHATETPGLHDRLLGADLLADVAFVDQSPIGKTARSNPASYVGAFDEIRKLFAVAPLAQERKYTAGMFSFNAGDGRCPTCGGSGFEHVEMQFLSDVYLRCPDCDGSRYRAEILDVKIERAGRSLSIADTLELTVSEAVQCFAGDREVVAKLQPIVDVGLDYVRLGQPVPTLSGGEAQRLKLAGFLAEAAGRPRQPVAKKGTLFVFDEPTTGLHFDDIAKLMRALRKLLDAGHSLLVIEHNLDVIRAADWLIDLGPEGGDAGGEVVAVGTPEDLRSHPTSHTGAALREYDGALHAGEKTAADSGSYLGRVVREKRAEDEAIRIINAREHNLKALNVDIPRGKFSVITGVSGSGKSTLAFDILFNEGQRRYLESLNAYARSIVQPAGRPEVDAVWGIPPTVAIEQRLSRGGRKSTVATTTEVWHFLRLLWVKLGLQHCVHDGAPVMPQTAESIAAQLLRDHKGQHIGLLAPLVVNRKGVYTDLAKWAKARGHTHLRVDGEFLPVDPWPRLDRFKEHTLELPVGDLVVSPENEAELRRLLAQALDVGKGVLHLLAPLDGLAQALEDGDSTLGIGSVKVFSTKRACPVCGTSYPELDPRMFSYNSKHGWCTSCVGTGLALTREQRKAFDDSVRDEDNRGREQSFPSEEPEVEGLAGEACPDCHGARLNPMSRAVSFQGEGIHAVAQWSVTQTQAWIEGLSAGTAMSARELGIARDVITEIQGRLAFLEEVGLGYLTLDRAAPTLSGGEAQRIRLAAQLGSSLQGVCYVLDEPTIGLHPRDNGILLNALHQLGQNGNTLVVVEHDEDTIRRADHIIDIGPGAGKRGGRLIAQGTAAELALQPDSVTGRCLAHPLVHPLQARREVTRATPALELRGARLHNLQQVDVDVPLGRLVAVTGVSGSGKSTLARDVLLANVAALVAAKGRKNDEAAAQSVILQGCRSLSGWGGVDRVLEVDQTPIGKTPRSCPATYIGFWDAIRKLFTETLEAKARGYTAARFSFNTGQGRCPACEGQGMRTIEMSFLPDVKVPCDVCHGQRFNTETLAVTWRGKSIGDVLKMEVDEAVEFFASMPSIAHPLQLLKDVGLGYLTLGQPSPTLSGGEAQRIKLVTELTKVRDEVGRRGQKAPHTLYVLDEPTVGLHMADVERLIRVLHRLVDGGHSVVVIEHDLDVIAEADWVLDLGPEGGTGGGRVVCAGAPEALVAAGTHTGHALQPVLARR, encoded by the coding sequence ATGTCCTCCGGCCTGATCCACATCCGCGGCGCCCGCCAGCACAACCTCAAGAACCTGGACCTGGACATCCGCACCGGCGAGATGACGGTGGTCACCGGCCCCAGCGGTTCGGGCAAATCCAGCTTGGTGTTCGACACCCTCTACGCCGAGGGGCAGCGGCGCTATGTCGAGACCTTCTCGGCCTATGCCCGCCAGTTCCTGGACCGCATGGACCGCCCGGCGGTGGACAAGGTCGAGGGCGTGCCCCCGGCGATCGCGATCGACCAGACCAACCCGGTGCGCACCAGCCGCTCCACGGTGGGCACGATGACCGAGCTGAACGACCACCTGAAGCTCTTGTTCGCCCGGGCCGCCCAGCTGTTCGACCGCCAGACCGCGCTGCCGGTGCGGCACGACAACCCCGACACCATTTACGCCGACCTGCAGGCCCGGGCCGCGGCGGCGGGGGATCCGAGGTTGGTGCTCACTTTTCCTGTTGAGTTGCCCGCCAACACGACCGCCGAGCAGCTGGAACAGTGGCTGGCGGCCAGTGGCTTCAGCAGGGTGCAGGCCGAGCGGGTGGTGGGTGACAAGAAGCTGCTCGACGTGGTGGCCGACCGGCTGCGCCTGGGCAACGCCGAGCGCGCCCGGGTGATGGAGGCCATCGAGCTGTCGCTCAAGCGTGGGCAGGGGCGGCTGACCGTCTATGCCCTGCAAGAAGAAGGTGAGCCTTCACTCTGGAAGTACAGCACCGGCCTGCACTGCCCGGAAAGCGACCTGCGTTACAGCGAGCCGCAGCCGGCCCTGTTCAGCTTCAACTCCGCCTACGGCGCCTGCGAGACCTGCCGCGGCTTCGGCCGGGTGATCGGCGTGGATTTCGGCCTGGTCATCCCCGACGAGAAGAAGACCCTGCGCAACGGTGCCATCAAGCCGATGCAGACCCCGGCCTGGAAGGAGTGCCAGGACGACTTGGTCAAGTACGCGGGCGATGCCGGCATTCCGCGCGACACCGCCTGGAACCAGCTGACTCCCGCCCAGCGCGAATGGGTGATCGAGGGCTCGCCGAACTGGAACGGCAACTGGAACAAGCAGTGGTACGGGGTGCGCCGCTTCTTCGAGTACTTGGAGAGCAAGTCCTACAAGATGCACATCCGGGTGCTCTTGTCCAAGTACCGCAGCTACACCCCCTGCACCGTCTGCGGCGGCGCTCGGCTCAAGCTGGAGGCGCTGCTTTGGCGCGTGGGCTCCCAGGCCGACGCCGATGCCGTACTGCCGCCGGAAAAGCGCTTCCTGCCCCAGGGCGTGGGCTGGACGCGTGCGCAGCTGGAGGCCCTGCCGGGCCTGTCCCTGCACGACCTGATGCTGCTGCCGCTGGAGCGCCTGCGCCGCTTCTTCGACCAGCTGACCCTGCCCGACGCGCTGCGCGACGAGGCCTTCAAGCTGTTGCTGGAGGAAGTGCAGCATCGCCTGAAGTATTTGTGCGACGTGGGCCTGGGCTACCTGACCCTGGACCGCCAGAGCCGCACCCTGTCCGGCGGCGAGGTCCAGCGCATCAACCTGACCACCGCGCTGGGCACCTCGCTGGTCAACACCCTGTTCGTGCTGGACGAGCCGTCCATCGGCCTGCACCCGCGCGACATGAACCGCATCGTCCAGGCCATGCAGCGCCTGCGCGACGCCGGCAACACCCTGGTGGTGGTGGAGCATGATCCGGCGGTGATGCTGGCGGCCGACCGCCTGATCGACATGGGCCCCGGCCCGGGCGAGAAGGGCGGGCAGATCGTCTTCGACGGCGCGCCGGAGCAGGCCCGGGAGGCCGACACCCTGACCGGTGCCTACCTGGGCGCGCGCAAGTCGGTGGGCATGGGCTTCCGACGCTTTGTCGAGCCCGGCACGCCGCGGCTCATCCTGGAAGGCGCGCGGCAGAACAACCTGAAGAACCTCTCGGTCGAGTTCCCGCTGCAGCGGCTCACCGTGGTCACCGGCGTGTCCGGCTCGGGCAAGAGCACCCTGGTGCAGGACGTGCTGGTGCCGGCGCTGAACCGCCACTTCGGCCATGCCACCGAGACCCCGGGCCTGCACGACCGCCTGCTGGGCGCGGACCTGCTGGCCGACGTGGCCTTCGTGGACCAGTCGCCCATCGGCAAGACGGCGCGTTCCAACCCCGCCAGCTATGTCGGGGCCTTCGACGAGATCCGCAAGCTCTTCGCGGTGGCCCCGCTGGCGCAGGAGCGCAAGTACACCGCCGGCATGTTCAGCTTCAATGCCGGCGACGGGCGCTGCCCGACCTGCGGCGGTTCGGGCTTCGAGCATGTGGAGATGCAGTTCCTCTCCGACGTGTACCTGCGCTGCCCCGACTGCGATGGCAGCCGCTACCGCGCCGAGATCCTGGACGTGAAGATCGAGCGGGCCGGCCGCAGCCTGTCCATCGCCGACACGCTGGAGCTGACCGTCAGCGAGGCGGTGCAGTGCTTTGCCGGCGACCGCGAGGTGGTGGCCAAGTTGCAACCCATCGTGGACGTGGGCCTGGACTATGTGCGCCTGGGTCAGCCGGTGCCCACGCTCTCTGGCGGCGAGGCCCAGCGCCTGAAGCTGGCCGGTTTTCTGGCCGAGGCGGCGGGCCGGCCGCGCCAGCCGGTGGCCAAGAAGGGCACGCTCTTCGTCTTTGACGAGCCGACCACCGGCCTGCACTTCGACGACATCGCCAAGCTGATGCGCGCGCTGCGCAAGCTGCTGGACGCCGGCCATTCGCTGCTGGTGATCGAGCACAACCTGGACGTGATCCGCGCGGCCGACTGGCTGATCGACCTGGGCCCCGAGGGCGGCGACGCCGGGGGCGAGGTGGTGGCGGTGGGCACACCGGAAGACCTGCGCAGCCACCCCACGTCCCACACCGGCGCGGCCCTGCGTGAATACGATGGCGCCCTGCATGCGGGCGAAAAGACCGCCGCCGACAGCGGCAGCTACCTGGGCCGGGTGGTGCGCGAAAAGCGCGCCGAGGACGAGGCCATCCGCATCATCAACGCCCGCGAGCACAACCTGAAGGCGCTCAACGTCGACATCCCGCGGGGCAAGTTCAGCGTCATCACCGGCGTGTCCGGCTCAGGCAAGAGCACGCTGGCCTTCGACATCCTCTTCAACGAAGGTCAGCGCCGCTACCTGGAATCGCTCAACGCCTACGCCCGCTCCATCGTGCAGCCGGCCGGCCGGCCCGAGGTGGATGCGGTCTGGGGCATCCCGCCGACGGTGGCCATCGAGCAGCGCCTCTCGCGCGGCGGGCGCAAGTCCACCGTGGCCACCACCACCGAGGTCTGGCACTTCCTGCGTCTTTTGTGGGTCAAGCTGGGCCTGCAGCACTGCGTGCACGACGGCGCCCCGGTGATGCCGCAGACGGCCGAGAGCATCGCCGCCCAGCTGCTGCGCGACCACAAGGGCCAGCACATCGGGCTGCTGGCGCCGCTGGTGGTCAACCGCAAGGGCGTCTACACCGACCTGGCCAAGTGGGCCAAGGCGCGCGGCCACACCCACCTGCGGGTGGATGGCGAGTTCCTGCCGGTGGACCCCTGGCCGCGGCTGGACCGCTTCAAGGAGCACACCCTGGAGCTGCCGGTGGGCGACCTGGTGGTGAGCCCGGAGAACGAGGCCGAGCTGCGCCGTCTGCTGGCCCAGGCCCTGGACGTGGGCAAGGGCGTGCTGCACCTGCTGGCACCGCTGGACGGCCTGGCCCAGGCGCTGGAGGATGGCGATTCCACGCTGGGCATCGGCAGCGTCAAGGTCTTCTCGACCAAGCGGGCCTGCCCGGTCTGCGGCACCAGCTACCCCGAGCTGGACCCGCGCATGTTCAGCTACAACAGCAAGCACGGCTGGTGCACCAGCTGCGTGGGCACCGGCCTGGCGCTCACCCGCGAGCAGCGCAAGGCCTTCGATGACAGCGTGCGCGACGAGGACAACCGCGGCCGCGAGCAGAGCTTCCCCAGCGAGGAGCCGGAGGTCGAAGGCCTGGCCGGCGAGGCCTGCCCGGACTGCCATGGTGCCCGCCTGAACCCGATGTCGCGCGCGGTCAGCTTCCAGGGCGAGGGCATCCACGCCGTCGCCCAGTGGTCGGTCACCCAGACCCAGGCCTGGATCGAGGGCCTGAGCGCTGGCACCGCGATGAGCGCCCGCGAGCTGGGCATTGCCCGCGACGTCATCACCGAGATCCAGGGCCGGCTGGCCTTCCTCGAAGAAGTGGGCCTGGGCTACCTGACGCTGGACCGCGCTGCGCCCACGCTGTCCGGCGGCGAGGCCCAGCGCATCCGTCTGGCCGCGCAGCTGGGCAGCAGCCTGCAGGGGGTCTGCTACGTGCTGGACGAGCCGACCATCGGCCTGCACCCGCGCGACAACGGCATCCTGCTCAACGCGCTGCACCAGCTGGGCCAGAACGGCAACACCCTGGTGGTGGTGGAGCACGACGAGGACACCATCCGCCGGGCCGACCACATCATCGACATCGGCCCCGGCGCCGGCAAGCGCGGCGGCCGGCTGATCGCCCAGGGCACGGCGGCCGAGCTGGCGCTGCAGCCCGATTCGGTGACCGGCCGCTGCCTGGCCCATCCGCTGGTCCACCCGCTGCAGGCCCGGCGCGAGGTGACCCGGGCCACCCCGGCCCTGGAGCTGCGCGGCGCCCGCCTGCACAACCTGCAGCAGGTGGATGTGGATGTGCCGCTGGGCCGGCTGGTGGCGGTCACCGGTGTGTCCGGCTCCGGCAAGTCCACCCTGGCGCGCGACGTGCTGCTGGCCAATGTGGCGGCGCTGGTGGCGGCCAAGGGCCGCAAGAATGACGAGGCTGCGGCCCAGTCCGTCATCCTGCAGGGCTGCAGGAGCCTGAGCGGCTGGGGCGGCGTGGACCGGGTGCTGGAGGTCGACCAGACGCCGATCGGCAAGACACCGCGCTCCTGCCCGGCCACCTACATCGGCTTCTGGGACGCCATCCGCAAGCTCTTCACCGAGACGCTGGAGGCCAAGGCCCGGGGCTACACCGCGGCGCGCTTCTCCTTCAACACCGGCCAGGGCCGCTGTCCGGCCTGCGAGGGCCAGGGCATGCGCACCATCGAGATGAGCTTCCTGCCCGATGTGAAGGTGCCCTGCGACGTCTGCCACGGCCAGCGCTTCAACACCGAGACGCTGGCGGTGACCTGGCGCGGCAAGAGCATCGGCGACGTGCTGAAGATGGAGGTGGACGAGGCGGTGGAGTTCTTCGCCAGCATGCCGTCCATCGCCCACCCGCTGCAGCTGCTCAAGGACGTGGGCCTGGGCTACCTGACCCTGGGCCAGCCCAGCCCCACGCTGTCCGGCGGCGAGGCCCAGCGCATCAAGCTGGTGACCGAGCTGACCAAGGTGCGCGACGAGGTGGGCCGGCGCGGCCAGAAGGCGCCCCACACCCTCTATGTGCTGGACGAGCCCACGGTGGGCCTGCACATGGCGGACGTGGAGCGCCTGATCCGGGTGCTGCACCGCCTGGTGGACGGCGGCCATTCGGTGGTGGTGATCGAGCACGACCTGGACGTGATCGCCGAGGCCGACTGGGTGCTGGACCTGGGGCCCGAGGGCGGCACCGGCGGCGGCCGGGTGGTCTGCGCCGGTGCGCCGGAGGCCCTGGTGGCCGCCGGCACCCACACCGGCCACGCCCTGCAACCGGTGCTGGCGCGGCGCTGA
- the gspG gene encoding type II secretion system major pseudopilin GspG, with the protein MSVTFPQQPMKRLRQAGFTLIELMVVLVIIGVLAALIVPNVLDRADDARVTAARTDIGNLMQALKLYKLDNQRYPTGEQGLDALIHKPTTSPVPSNWRPYVEKLPNDPWGRPYQYANPGVKGEIDVFSLGADGQPGGEGVNADIGSWQ; encoded by the coding sequence ATGTCTGTGACATTTCCCCAGCAGCCGATGAAGCGGCTGCGCCAGGCCGGTTTCACGCTGATCGAACTGATGGTCGTGCTGGTGATCATCGGCGTGCTGGCCGCGCTGATTGTGCCCAACGTGCTCGACCGCGCCGATGACGCCCGCGTGACGGCGGCACGCACCGACATCGGCAACCTGATGCAGGCGCTCAAGCTCTACAAGCTGGACAACCAGCGCTACCCCACTGGCGAACAGGGCCTGGATGCCCTGATCCACAAGCCCACCACCAGCCCGGTGCCGTCCAACTGGCGCCCCTATGTGGAAAAGCTGCCCAACGACCCCTGGGGCCGCCCCTACCAGTACGCCAACCCTGGCGTGAAGGGCGAGATCGACGTGTTCAGCCTGGGCGCCGACGGACAGCCCGGTGGCGAGGGCGTGAACGCCGACATCGGCTCCTGGCAGTAA
- a CDS encoding enoyl-CoA hydratase/isomerase family protein: MSGHILFHPADAQGIARVVISHPGKLNALDIAMWRDLRAGFDALRAQPRPPRVLIVQGEGGSFVAGGDIEEFPRFRFDPATLADFHEEIVAPALEAMLACDVPLIAQIEGACIGGGLEIAACCDLRLCGQGSRFGVPIAKLGFPMAPREIEIVARVVGETVLRELLLEARVLDAEEARLRGLVTRVLPDTEVAADAWRTARRIAELSPQAMRLNKQALRRFTQGPVSQRAEREPHYAYAPSAEHREGLAAFNEKRPARFLDPDDPAR; encoded by the coding sequence ATGTCCGGACACATCCTCTTTCACCCGGCCGACGCCCAGGGCATCGCCCGGGTGGTCATCAGTCACCCCGGCAAGCTCAATGCCCTGGACATCGCCATGTGGCGCGACCTGCGGGCCGGCTTCGATGCCCTGCGCGCCCAGCCGCGACCGCCACGGGTCCTGATCGTGCAAGGCGAGGGCGGCAGCTTCGTGGCCGGCGGCGACATCGAAGAGTTCCCGCGATTCCGCTTCGACCCGGCCACCCTGGCCGACTTTCACGAGGAGATCGTGGCCCCGGCGCTGGAGGCCATGCTGGCCTGCGATGTGCCGCTGATCGCGCAGATCGAGGGTGCGTGCATCGGTGGCGGGCTGGAGATCGCCGCCTGCTGCGACCTGCGTCTGTGCGGCCAGGGCAGCCGCTTCGGCGTACCGATTGCCAAGCTGGGCTTCCCGATGGCGCCGCGCGAGATCGAGATCGTCGCCCGCGTGGTGGGTGAAACCGTGCTGCGCGAGTTGCTGCTGGAGGCCCGCGTGCTGGACGCCGAGGAAGCCCGCCTGCGAGGTCTGGTGACCCGCGTGCTGCCCGACACCGAGGTGGCCGCCGACGCCTGGCGCACCGCCCGACGCATCGCCGAACTGTCCCCGCAGGCCATGCGGCTGAACAAGCAGGCGTTGCGGCGCTTCACCCAGGGCCCGGTCAGCCAGCGCGCCGAACGCGAACCCCACTACGCCTACGCCCCGTCCGCGGAACACCGCGAGGGCCTGGCCGCCTTCAACGAGAAGCGCCCGGCCCGCTTCCTGGATCCGGACGATCCCGCCCGCTGA